A single genomic interval of Syngnathoides biaculeatus isolate LvHL_M chromosome 1, ASM1980259v1, whole genome shotgun sequence harbors:
- the hepacam2 gene encoding HEPACAM family member 2 has translation MEAAGRMALYVCSLLVLLTEISGKFINVPSSIRHGIEGKSLRLPVEMYFQLDEAEIQGTWSHTTTSGIRTTLVTFTNQSSITDMMYRNHIFFKEPNMSLFIQRLNRRDEGDYHLNLNIEFLNNSGQVFKEERTVRVTVDIPVSIPVIKKSPSYAVVEDKANVTWTCSVERGTSVVFQWFRDNALVGVSDRYHFSKDKSTLVISPVKKEDKGSYRCAASNPVSQETCRTTVELTVYYGPYNLEVNSDQGLRTGEVFTINPGEPVFFDCQADSNPPNSYVWISKGRNTTITVGPRLEVLSYRLAQAEDYLCRAFNNVTQKQDETQFTLVVASLGTGKEKHTQDYNAVSPLGVITVCSLLIIGGMLLVLFRKACHPKRVLMRIYNRPISDQKRPHRSGHEDATEDFGIYEFVSVPGKMESTQASCRSLARLESVQDMHTTIYDVIRHVPETPGQSLLK, from the exons ATGGAGGCCGCGGGGAGAATGGCACTTTACGTTTGCTCGCTTCTGGTCCTTCTCACAG AGATCAGTGGAAAATTCATAAATGTTCCGTCATCAATCCGCCATGGCATCGAGGGGAAGTCCTTACGCCTGCCCGTGGAGATGTACTTCCAGTTGGACGAGGCAGAGATCCAGGGAACGTGGTCCCACACCACGACAAGTGGCATCAGGACCACGCTGGTGACATTTACCAACCAGTCCTCCATCACTGACATGATGTACCGCAACCACATCTTTTTTAAAGAGCCCAATATGTCCTTGTTTATACAAAGACTAAACCGGCGTGATGAGGGAGATTATCACCTCAACCTAAACATAGAGTTTCTCAACAACTCAGGGCaggttttcaaagaagagagGACAGTGCGTGTCACTGTGGACA TTCCCGTGTCCATTCCAGTTATCAAGAAGAGCCCATCTTATGCAGTAGTTGAGGACAAAGCCAACGTTACATGGACATGTTCAGTGGAGAGAGGAACGAGTGTTGTTTTTCAGTGGTTCAGAGACAATGCGCTTGTGGGTGTCAGCGACAGATatcacttttccaaagacaaatCCACGCTGGTGATCAGTCCCGTGAAAAAGGAGGACAAGGGAAGCTACCGCTGTGCAGCTAGCAACCCCGTCAGCCAGGAGACATGCAGGACGACCGTGGAGCTCACTGTTTATT ATGGCCCGTACAACCTAGAGGTAAACTCCGACCAAGGCCTTCGCACAGGGGAGGTGTTTACCATCAACCCTGGTGAACCGGTCTTCTTTGACTGCCAAGCCGATTCCAACCCCCCCAACAGCTACGTGTGGATCTCCAAGGGGCGAAACACAACCATCACCGTGGGCCCGCGGTTGGAGGTCCTCTCCTATAGACTGGCCCAGGCTGAGGACTACCTGTGCCGCGCGTTCAACAATGTGACACAAAAGCAAGACGAGACCCAGTTTACCCTGGTGGTGGCCAGcctgggaacag GAAAAGAGAAGCACACCCAGGATTATAACGCTGTATCCCCGCTGGGTGTTATTACTGTGTGCTCTTTGCTCATCATCGGCGGCATGctacttgtcctttttaggAAAGCCTGTCACCCAAAGAGAG TGCTCATGAGAATTTATAACAG ACCAATCTCTGATCAGAAACGACCGCATCGATCGG GCCATGAAGATGCAACTGAAGACTTTGGAATCTATGAATTTGTCTCCGTGCCTGGAAAAATGGAATCCACacag GCGTCATGCAGATCTCTGGCTCGTCTGGAGTCAGTTCAAGATATGCACACCACAATCTACGATGTCATCAGACATGTTCCCGAAACCCCTGGGCAGAGTTTGTTGAAGTGA